The Edaphobacter sp. 12200R-103 genome contains a region encoding:
- a CDS encoding PadR family transcriptional regulator: MGRPNDLVQGTLGMLILKTLLLEPKHGWAIGKRIQQISNDVLQVQQGSLYPALQRLEQQGWIRSKWAETETGRQARFYSLTPAGRTQLEKEREMWSRLSAAIDLVVES; this comes from the coding sequence ATGGGAAGACCAAATGATCTCGTGCAGGGAACGCTGGGGATGCTGATCCTCAAGACGCTGTTGCTGGAGCCGAAGCACGGCTGGGCGATCGGCAAGAGAATTCAGCAGATCTCCAATGATGTGCTGCAGGTGCAGCAAGGCTCTTTGTATCCGGCGCTGCAGCGGTTGGAGCAGCAGGGCTGGATACGGTCGAAGTGGGCGGAGACAGAGACAGGACGCCAGGCTCGCTTTTATTCGCTGACTCCGGCCGGCCGCACGCAGTTGGAGAAAGAACGCGAGATGTGGTCGAGGCTATCCGCGGCGATCGATCTGGTCGTTGAGAGCTGA
- a CDS encoding ABC transporter permease: protein MATLFCRGSEMARVEEEMRFHLEQEEAERIRMGATPEEAHRSARLHFGNPAVLREEARSGWSWGWLDTLKRDVKYAARGLRRSPGFTATTIIVMALCIGATTALFTVVRAVLLEPLPFHDPDNLVMVYEHWRSNTGGNPYNPVSPGDFYEWRNSTHGFEDMASYYNANFNVSGDHGELPEVVKAQHGTWNLFPLLGVQPALGRTFREDEDRVDADHVAVLTWSFFQRRFGGDPSIVGKAVRLNSRPYTIIGVLPKWFVYPGAGTQLWVPYSDGTTTERLHEHDNHYPYVIARMKPGVSLKTATQEVSALQYRMHLQYLGSPVAEDAMSRPMIDDVVSGVKTPLLMMMAAVICMLLIGCLNVSNLLVARSAARQKEMAIRGALGARRGVLLREQMTETTILCACGGGLGLLLAVAGTAWLKVHWHGLPRVDSIRLDGIIVLFTFGVVCVAAFLAGLLPALSATQKGILGALKDSSRAAGASVSRARLRKMLLSVEIALTVVLLIAAGLLLKSFVQLRTTDLGIAGDHVLTMGYSLPKQQYSKPEQNIAFGRSLLERVKRIPGVESAGLGGGVPGSGWWGDQVFIIPERPHYEDNKQPDAMTRFADPTYFATLGIPLKSGRFFTEHDLLDQSKKIIVSEALVKRYYPGENVLGRTIVMGTDITNKKRTYEIVGVVGDTLYHVGEPTKATTYFPVSAADPGQMLTLVVRTVGDPSSYAIAIQKEIAALDPQLPVVDVLTIPQIVGESIVNESFSASLVLIFAALSLVLAGVGLYGVLSYLVAQRVMEIGIRIALGAQRAQVLGLVLLDGLRPVLVGILIGLCGGAGTGYVIQSLLYGTRPLDPLVLTGMIGTLVVVAAAACAAPAWRASSVDPMQALRTE from the coding sequence ATGGCGACACTGTTTTGCCGCGGGAGTGAGATGGCCCGCGTGGAAGAGGAGATGCGTTTCCACCTGGAGCAGGAGGAGGCCGAGCGCATACGGATGGGAGCGACCCCGGAGGAAGCTCACAGATCGGCGAGGCTGCACTTTGGAAACCCTGCGGTGCTGCGAGAGGAAGCGCGAAGCGGTTGGAGCTGGGGTTGGCTGGACACTCTCAAACGCGATGTGAAGTACGCTGCGCGTGGTCTGCGGCGATCGCCCGGTTTTACTGCTACCACGATTATCGTAATGGCCCTGTGCATCGGGGCGACAACTGCGCTCTTTACTGTCGTTCGCGCTGTTCTGCTGGAGCCGTTGCCCTTTCATGACCCGGATAACCTGGTGATGGTCTACGAACACTGGCGCTCCAACACTGGTGGAAATCCATATAATCCGGTTTCTCCCGGGGACTTCTACGAGTGGCGTAACAGCACGCACGGATTTGAAGATATGGCGTCGTACTACAACGCCAACTTCAACGTAAGTGGAGATCATGGAGAGCTGCCGGAGGTCGTGAAAGCACAGCATGGGACCTGGAATCTCTTTCCGTTGCTCGGGGTTCAGCCAGCACTGGGACGAACGTTCCGTGAGGACGAGGACAGAGTCGACGCCGACCACGTAGCCGTGCTGACGTGGAGTTTCTTCCAGCGTCGCTTTGGGGGGGATCCGTCGATTGTGGGGAAAGCCGTTCGGCTGAACTCCAGGCCGTACACGATTATAGGGGTGTTGCCGAAGTGGTTTGTCTATCCAGGCGCGGGAACACAGTTATGGGTTCCCTACTCTGACGGAACGACAACCGAGCGGTTGCATGAGCACGACAATCACTATCCATACGTGATTGCACGGATGAAGCCCGGTGTGAGTCTGAAAACGGCTACGCAGGAGGTAAGCGCGCTGCAGTACAGGATGCATCTGCAGTATCTCGGCAGTCCGGTCGCTGAGGATGCTATGTCGCGTCCGATGATCGATGACGTTGTAAGCGGCGTGAAGACACCACTGCTGATGATGATGGCGGCCGTGATTTGCATGTTGCTGATCGGATGTCTGAATGTTTCGAATCTGCTTGTCGCCCGCAGCGCAGCGCGTCAGAAGGAGATGGCGATCCGCGGCGCCCTGGGCGCCCGGCGGGGAGTGCTGCTGCGTGAGCAGATGACGGAGACGACCATTCTGTGCGCGTGCGGCGGCGGATTGGGCTTGTTGCTGGCGGTGGCGGGAACGGCATGGCTCAAGGTGCACTGGCATGGATTGCCGAGGGTGGACTCTATCCGTCTGGATGGAATCATCGTGCTTTTCACCTTTGGAGTAGTATGCGTGGCCGCATTTCTTGCGGGACTGTTGCCGGCTTTATCCGCGACGCAAAAAGGAATTCTTGGCGCCTTGAAGGATTCGTCACGAGCAGCGGGTGCGAGTGTCTCGCGGGCGCGGCTGCGCAAGATGCTGCTCAGCGTTGAAATTGCTTTGACAGTCGTGCTGCTGATTGCTGCGGGACTTTTATTGAAGAGCTTTGTGCAACTAAGGACCACGGATCTTGGTATTGCAGGCGATCACGTGCTGACGATGGGATACAGCCTGCCGAAACAACAGTACAGCAAACCGGAGCAGAACATTGCCTTCGGCCGGTCGCTGCTGGAACGAGTGAAACGTATTCCGGGAGTGGAATCTGCCGGTCTGGGTGGGGGCGTACCGGGATCAGGCTGGTGGGGAGACCAGGTGTTCATTATTCCCGAGCGGCCGCACTACGAAGACAACAAACAGCCGGATGCAATGACGAGATTCGCAGACCCGACCTATTTTGCAACGCTCGGGATTCCGCTGAAGTCGGGGAGATTTTTCACCGAGCATGATCTTCTGGATCAGTCGAAGAAGATCATCGTCTCAGAGGCTTTGGTAAAGCGTTATTATCCCGGCGAGAATGTGCTCGGACGCACCATTGTGATGGGAACGGACATCACCAATAAGAAGCGAACCTATGAGATCGTTGGAGTTGTCGGCGATACGCTCTACCATGTGGGCGAGCCGACGAAGGCTACGACTTACTTTCCTGTTTCTGCAGCTGACCCTGGCCAGATGCTCACCCTCGTGGTGCGGACTGTGGGCGATCCGTCGAGCTATGCCATTGCCATTCAGAAGGAGATCGCTGCGCTCGATCCGCAGCTGCCGGTGGTGGATGTGCTTACCATCCCTCAAATCGTGGGGGAATCGATCGTCAACGAAAGCTTTTCTGCGTCACTGGTGCTGATCTTTGCGGCGCTGTCACTTGTCCTGGCAGGTGTAGGGCTCTACGGGGTTCTGTCGTATCTGGTCGCGCAGAGGGTGATGGAGATTGGAATCAGGATCGCGCTGGGAGCCCAGAGGGCTCAGGTGTTGGGGCTGGTGCTGCTCGATGGACTGCGTCCTGTGTTGGTGGGAATTCTGATTGGGCTCTGCGGAGGCGCAGGGACAGGATATGTCATCCAGTCCCTGCTGTATGGGACCAGGCCGCTCGATCCGTTGGTGCTGACAGGAATGATCGGGACCCTTGTGGTTGTGGCAGCCGCTGCCTGTGCGGCGCCTGCATGGAGAGCATCGAGCGTCGATCCGATGCAGGCACTGCGCACAGAGTGA